A window of the Euzebya pacifica genome harbors these coding sequences:
- a CDS encoding DUF4333 domain-containing protein, whose amino-acid sequence MLRPSATRAAVVMLLAVVASACSFSFSIGGLDYEALEEGIAEELNASYASIDRSVEGVDCPEPDEDPEVGDQLVCTATLEGQAVRVQATVEDEDFNVTFNTLDVVYELTDTAELLAADISEAVGVPVNLNCGEGITVVPIGEGFQCSATDAGGGTATIQVTANDIEDTSWEILE is encoded by the coding sequence ATGCTTCGCCCATCCGCCACCCGCGCAGCCGTCGTGATGCTGCTCGCCGTCGTCGCCTCCGCGTGCTCGTTCAGCTTCTCCATCGGGGGACTGGACTACGAGGCGCTCGAGGAGGGGATCGCCGAGGAGCTGAACGCCAGCTACGCCTCGATCGACCGCAGCGTGGAGGGGGTCGACTGCCCCGAGCCCGACGAGGACCCCGAGGTCGGCGACCAGCTGGTGTGCACGGCGACGCTGGAGGGCCAGGCCGTCCGGGTGCAGGCCACCGTCGAGGACGAGGACTTCAACGTCACCTTCAACACCCTCGACGTGGTCTACGAGCTGACCGACACCGCCGAGCTGCTGGCGGCCGACATCTCCGAAGCCGTCGGCGTACCGGTGAACCTCAACTGCGGCGAGGGCATCACCGTGGTGCCGATCGGCGAGGGCTTCCAGTGCTCGGCAACCGACGCCGGCGGCGGCACGGCCACCATCCAGGTGACGGCCAACGACATCGAGGACACCTCCTGGGAGATCCTCGAGTAG